One genomic window of Aptenodytes patagonicus chromosome 3, bAptPat1.pri.cur, whole genome shotgun sequence includes the following:
- the LOC143158910 gene encoding LOW QUALITY PROTEIN: interferon-induced very large GTPase 1-like (The sequence of the model RefSeq protein was modified relative to this genomic sequence to represent the inferred CDS: deleted 1 base in 1 codon; substituted 1 base at 1 genomic stop codon) produces MSSQEDILEDDEKAHLAKKLLAEACEKEGLDDAYWLPKLSKILGVKSREALKHLQYEDCLKLECEVRYPWETKALQKLLELTDNKATFEELQRERLEMTKQRQEAAKLALEELKEMHNSHSHSKDVVRQKEEALWQAMEIPKAYWAPPEESLVDVLESIQKLLELQESSVGRGENVSDMEVLRRASGGLALQGIYRTSSLADMLAKRDQLIRVPDGFKLAGPEQGSLLERKEFSSSAAEATFTKSMEQLGFSMNVSAKASFWGFNVEVGVDYSSSSQSEDTHQSHSEQSYICITKYQYIPLASCYFQKHQLRLSDVALRELQDIEHLLNITQEADRPNMLKSRCASFFSRFRSHVNQGPLHFGGIFWWKASMEGFRAEQWEEMKRQASEALNCYVGASYRGFSVSVDVSKSSSQASFQGRDGSSAHTGVQLYVTNTGGPSETDSLPQWKLGLVTNNTTWCVIDXGFQLIPVWDIILFNHSSDFKSTYQMSSSLRAAYEALTNHSVGTMFGEELVSAVEEARAFVECVKAWEMTVDERKLLTLIDFKQNLHEKTKTHSVWINVCLSDKALQEFLVNTVLLCEKSPPENTTYIKSLLSCLLDPHVYSVKDFPRSSVITQWFFHTEHMLPETPSVSELEDLTKTLLQMKEYIQEVTYAPETSASAIHEAKIKATLTASLAVYSLLQFLQERAQKDIELLVLLITTSMGYQVESSTFQYLLGCPEINFMINEMQMGHKEYLSLKEQDVYRAQAFLLLTGLTVTPEHKEVSPEQKKERLVFMEDQMKNLWSTEIKTLLEKHSAFKDWEMLESDLHSFTNGRLDDTCDDLKKQSIIKDMEDAFQRREPSSQSKSKSDGSESKANQAIANQKFLHLLKRLGLESHYPRKMGTEDFHIVYRTSLHDSQPSKENELPFYFLQKLLTVDYRVRYLTCKDESSPGLAPMPRTTEQGHEPSDSFDDFFTNLEQEAPESATRESCVHPMDLQMAIFHCADDFMRQYISTKLAFCQFALPLLVPNPCTSQIEFPLWSLSQIKKSWKGAEKSGKQARINSYKNKLIYQAETPIVSFIRIGSSPSSSKSQILNALLSKQKHDTFFHRHCKGSTKDCLLMKGVVEISWYCPRGSDDDNFDCCVAFCNLHGDARDHEEQLQFLQEIAAVNVALISKPDQSDKKGMKILRDLWQSQRPLVCLFSEKENVAAGRSSQNIRIGIKNRNEAELMGELTKTIRDLLEGSNTLFSLDACVDKARKHGFLVDEDTDACVTAKEKAKELVKLLKKEKLSEIKSQLLPLQGKLWYMWCKKDKELTRLQEKRNKSIEHHRSQIESEKSAIRRKQVEKAFPLNQLMKSVLGFLQSQPADTKKYFLQWMKVFMDDLSSDRLDKLKRRYHQLWSQILAIKTSHVKTNTKSLLLSKLDALSNEINDSSIGLEHILREVGQIYEALESMNSKDNIFVKLPEIAADLMVSGYPVELMDGDASYVPLRWVVAIFDRLIEKLGDKRVFVLSVLGIQSTGKSTLLNAMFGLQFNVSAGRCTRGAFMQLIKVDEKLQQDLDFDYMLVVDTEGLRAIELANKQSLNHDNELATFVIGIGNMTLINIFGENPSEMQDVLQIAVQAFLRMKQVNLSPSCLFVHQNVGEITAKEQNMEGQRRLQEKLDEMTVTAAQQEFCDVSRFSDVIRFDVNPHIHYFAHLWEGNPPMAPPNPTYSQNVQELKSKILQAAKKESQGSILRLSNLKVHISDLWNALLNENFIFSFKNSVEIAAYKKLETAFSQWTWQLRSHILDLQMKLDNKVRNGDLQKVTTEHLEKLVQETSDAIMKDMEKYFSEDRDCEILVQWKSSTELKLKELKESLLLETRKKCENLIELKKNQCKLDERKSEYENKLLKSSRQLALSLKGQSLSERELRDNFISLWAIWIAEVSSTAPPLEQVDIDVEIEDVLLDHFKEPNLHERIRAFPKQRVFSADLEKHVARKKRWGILPVNFDDADVSKIHRLTDNIIACVMANIDKKEKEKRDYSRSFIHEILNEVQEGINSVSSNQKYSFNKDYRIDLSLYLCRMAAERFKDMHIAFRKANDPAIYLESKREDFFKCFQISCQGATSITTFAVFLCDKIAPALRQAVYKRTALAIAQDIKGKIPDFNGNRSSLEVCMLRYLAQEENFENFKEYLNRPGDFLRSYIETRVETYCLGKNRRLEKFLGDSLTHCYESIQSAVFESTNVVKDRKDRNDKISLWLDEFCSALGEVLSLPRTELKGIEHQEITDIEFLNNAMTEALTPLKDHLKEEFASADMSLFETQPHTILAEQFAGCWKQCPFCGAVCTNIMQDHDGDHQLLFHRPQVLTGYKWHKTDNLVIDICSSSVASDCLFWIGEDTWIPYKRYRDAGPPYSTWNIPPDPSMQAYWKWFVSHFRTELEKHYNGKFHGKGEIPASWQIITKQEVLDELERL; encoded by the exons ATGAGTTCACAAGAGGACATACTAGAGGATGATGAAAAGGCACATCTTGCTAAAAAACTACTGGCAGAAGCATGTGAGAAAGAAGGACTGGATGATGCATACTGGCTCCCCAAACTGTCGAAGATACTGGGAGTCAAGTCCAGAGAAGCCCTGAAACACCTGCAATATGAAGACTGCCTTAAGCTGGAGTGCGAAGTACGGTACCCCTGGGAAACAAAGGCGCTCCAAAAACTCCTGGAACTAACAGACAACAAAGCAACTTTTGAGGAGTTGCAGAGGGAGCGCTTGGAGATGACAAAGCAGAGACAAGAAGCGGCCAAGCTAGCCCTGGAGGAGCTGAAAGAAAtgcacaacagccacagccacagcaaGGACGTTGTAAGACAGAaagaggaggctctgtggcaagcCATGGAGATTCCCAAAGCGTACTGGGCACCGCCGGAGGAGTCATTGGTGGATGTGCTGGAGAGCATCCAgaagctgctggagctgcaggagTCGTCAGTGGGCAGGGGTGAGAACGTCTCCGACATGGAGGTCCTGAGGCGGGCATCGGGGGGACTGGCCCTGCAGGGCATTTACAGAACCAGCAGCCTTGCGGATATGCTGGCAAAGCGAGACCAGCTCATCAGGGTTCCCGACGGATTCAAGCTCGCTGGTCCAGAGCAAGGGTCACTGCTTGAGAGGAAGGagttctcctcctctgcagcagaagCCACTTTCACCAAGTCCATGGAGCAGCTGGGGTTCAGCATGAACGTTTCTGCCAAAGCCAGCTTCTGGGGGTTTAATGTTGAAGTTGGTGTAGATTACAGCAGCTCCTCGCAGTCAGAGGACACCCACCAGTCCCACTCTGAGCAGAGCTACATTTGCATCACCAAGTACCAGTACATCCCTCTGGCCTCCTGCTACTTCCAAAAGCATCAGCTTCGCCTCTCAGATGTGGCCCTACGGGAGCTGCAAGACATCGAGCATCTTTTGAACATCACTCAGGAAGCAGACAGGCCCAACATGCTGAAGAGCAGGTGTGCGAGCTTCTTCAGCAGGTTTAGGTCTCACGTAAACCAGGGTCCCCTCCATTTTGGGGGGATATTCTGGTGGAAGGCATCTATGGAAGGATTCAGAGCTGAGCAGTGGGAAGAGATGAAGCGACAAGCATCTGAAGCACTGAACTGCTACGTCGGGGCCAGCTACAGAGGCTTCAGTGTCAGCGTGGACGTTTCGAAATCCAGCTCACAGGCTTCTTTTCAGGGAAGAGACGGAAGTAGTGCCCACACAGGGGTTCAGCTCTACGTGACCAACACAGGGGGCCCATCAGAGACAGATTCTCTTCCTCAGTGGAAACTGGGACTTGTAACTAATAACACAACCTGGTGTGTTATCGACTGAGGCTTTCAGCTGATCCCAGTGTGGGATATAATCCTGTTCAATCACAGCAGTGATTTTAAGTCCACCTATCAAATGAGCAGCAGCCTCAGGGCTGCATACGAAGCGCTAACAAATCACAGTGTCGGCACCATGTTCGGAGAGGAACTGGTCAGTGCAGTGGAAGAGGCCAGAGCTTTCGTGGAGTGTGTGAAGGCCTGGGAGATGACGGTGGATGAAAGGAAACTGCTCACGCTGATAGATTTCAAACAGAATCTGcatgaaaaaaccaaaacccatagTGTCTGGATCAACGTATGCCTGTCGGACAAAGCACTGCAGGAGTTCCTGGTGAATACTGTTCTGCTTTGCGAGAAGTCACCTCCAGAAAACACCACCTATATCAAGTCTCTGTTGAGTTGCCTCCTGGATCCTCATGTCTATTCTGTCAAGGACTTCCCCAGGTCTTCCGTCATTACGCAATGGTTCTTCCATACTGAGCACATGCTTCCCGAAACTCCCAGTGTTTCTGAGCTTGAAGATCTCACCAAGACACTGCTGCAAATGAAGGAATACATCCAGGAAGTCACCTATGCACCAGAAACCTCTGCATCTGCCATTCATGAAGCAAAGATAAAAGCCACCTTGACTGCAAGCTTAGCTGTTTATTCCTTACTccagtttctccaggaaagaGCACAGAAAGACATAGAACTGCTGGTGCTCTTAATTACAACCAGCATGGGATACCAGGTGGAAAGCAGCACATTTCAGTACCTCCTTGGATGTCCAGAAATTAACTTCAtgataaatgaaatgcaaatgggACATAAGGAGTATCTGAGTCTGAAGGAGCAAGATGTTTACAGAGCCCAGGCCTTCCTGCTGCTGACAGGTCTAACTGTAACACCCGAACATAAAGAGGTGTCCCCTGAACAGAAGAAGGAGCGTTTAGTTTTCATGGAAGATCAAATGAAAAACTTATGGTCCACAGAGATAAAAACTCTCCTCGAAAAGCACAGTGCATTCAAAGACTGGGAGATGCTGGAAAGTGACTTGCATTCCTTCACCAATGGGCGCTTGGATGACACATGTGACGATCTGAAGAAACAGAGTATTATCAAAGACATGGAAGACGCTTTTCAAAGAAGAGAGCCTTCCAGTCAGTCCAAATCCAAATCAGACGGCAGCGAGTCCAAAGCAAATCAAGCCATTGCAAACCAAAAGTTCCTCCACTTACTTAAGCGCCTTGGACTAGAAAGTCACTATCCAAGAAAAATGGGGACAGAAGATTTCCACATTGTATACAGGACATCTTTACATGACAGCCAGCCCAGCAAGGAAAACGAACTACCATTTTACTTCTTGCAAAAGCTATTAACTGTGGATTATCGGGTGAGGTACCTGACTTGCAAGGACGAGAGCAGCCCAGGGCTCGCACCCATGCCAAGAACCACAGAACAAGGGCATGAACCCTCGGATTCCTTTGATGACTTTTTCACTAATTTGGAGCAAGAAGCCCCTGAATCTGCAACCAGGGAGAGTTGTGTGCACCCCATGGACCTCCAGATGGCAATTTTTCATTGCGCTGATGATTTCATGAGACAGTACATTTCAACAAAGCTTGCTTTCTGCCAATTTGCACTACCTCTCCTGGTACCAAACCCGTGCACTTCACAGATAGAGTTCCCACTCTGGTCCCTCAGCCAAATAAAAAAGAGCTGGAAAGGGGCTGAGAAGTCAGGAAAGCAGGCCAGAATTAACAGTTACAAAAACAAACTCATTTATCAGGCAGAGACACCCATTGTGTCCTTCATACGGATCGGCAGTTCTCCCTCCTCTTCCAAGTCTCAGATCCTGAATGCTCTGCTGAGCAAACAAAAGCATGACACTTTTTTCCACCGACATTGCAAAGGCAGCACCAAAGACTGTTTGCTGATGAAAGGCGTTGTGGAGATCTCCTGGTACTGTCCAAGGGGTAGTGACGATGACAACTTTGACTGCTGTGTTGCTTTCTGTAACCTGCATGGAGATGCAAGGGATCACGAAGAACAGCTACAGTTTTTACAAGAGATAGCTGCTGTGAATGTGGCTCTTATATCCAAGCCTGATCAGAGTGACAAGAAAGGGATGAAAATTTTACGTGACCTGTGGCAGTCGCAAAGGCCTTTGGTTtgtcttttctctgaaaaagagaaCGTTGCAGCTGGCCGATCTAGCCAAAACATAAGAATAGGTATCAAGAACAGAAACGAAGCAGAATTAATGGGTGAGCTGACAAAAACAATCAGGGATCTCCTGGAAGGGTCTAACACGCTTTTCAGCCTTGACGCCTGCGTGGACAAAGCACGCAAGCACGGATTCTTAGTCGATGAAGATACAGATGCGTGTGTGACAgccaaagaaaaggcaaaggagctGGTGAAGCTTCTGAAGAAAGAGAAGTTGTCTGAGATCAAATCCCAGCTACTGCCTCTTCAAGGAAAACTGTGGTACATGTGGTGCAAAAAGGACAAAGAACTCACTCGCttgcaggaaaagagaaacaagagCATAGAGCATCATCGGAGCCAAATTGAATCAGAGAAGTCGGCAATAAGAAGAAAGCAAGTAGAGAAAGCATTCCCCCTCAATCAGCTGATGAAATCAGTCCTTGGCTTTCTCCAGTCACAGCCAGCAGATACCAAGAAATACTTCCTGCAGTGGATGAAGGTCTTTATG GATGACCTGTCCTCCGATCGCCTTGACAAACTGAAGAGACGGTATCACCAGTTATGGTCTCAAATCCTGGCAATAAAGACAAGCCATGTAAAAACCAATACGAAATCTCTGTTGCTGAGTAAGTTAGATGCCCTCTCCAATGAAATCAACGATTCATCCATTGGCCTTGAGCATATTTTGAGAGAGGTAGGGCAGATTTACGAAGCTCTGGAATCAATGAACTCAAAGGATAATATTTTTGTCAAACTACCTGAAATTGCAGCTGATCTGATGGTTTCAGGGTATCCTGTTGAGCTGATGGATGGTGATGCTTCTTACGTACCATTACGATGGGTTGTAGCAATCTTTGACAGATTAATTGAGAAGCTAGGGGATAAACGAGTATTTGTTCTTTCAGTGCTTGGTATCCAGAGCACAGGGAAGTCAACCCTGTTGAATGCCATGTTTGGTCTTCAGTTTAATGTCAGTGCAGGGAGATGCACCCGGGGAGCGTTTATGCAGCTAATTAAAGTGgacgagaagctgcagcaggatttggacttTGATTACATGCTAGTTGTTGACACAGAGGGACTTCGTGCCATAGAGCTGGCCAATAAACAGTCCCTTAATCATGACAACGAGCTGGCCACCTTTGTCATTGGCATCGGCAACATGACTCTGATCAATATTTTTGGAGAAAATCCTTCAGAAATGCAAGATGTCCTTCAGATTGCTGTGCAGGCTTTTCTGAGGATGAAGCAAGTAAATCTTTCCCCAAGCTGCCTGTTTGTACACCAAAATGTGGGAGAAATAACTGCCAAGGAACAGAACATGGAAGGACAAAGACGTCTGCAGGAAAAGCTGGATGAAATGACCGTGACAGCCGCCCAGCAGGAATTCTGTGACGTCTCCCGCTTCAGCGACGTCATCCGCTTTGACGTGAACCCCCACATTCATTACTTTGCTCACCTGTGGGAAGGAAACCCCCCAATGGCACCACCCAATCCCACCTACAGCCAGAACGTCCAGGAATTAAAGAGCAAAATTCTCCAAGCTGCCAAGAAGGAGTCGCAGGGCAGCATTTTGAGGCTCTCGAACTTGAAAGTTCATATCAGTGACCTCTGGAATGCTTTGCTgaatgaaaacttcattttcagctTCAAGAATTCAGTGGAGATTGCTGCGTACAAGAAACTGGAAACCGCATTTAGTCAGTGGACCTGGCAGCTGAGGAGTCACATCTTAGACTTGCAAATGAAACTGGACAATAAAGTTCGGAATGGGGACTTGCAGAAGGTCACCACAGAACACCTTGAAAAACTAGTGCAAGAGACAAGTGACGCCATCATGAAAGACATGGAAAAGTATTTCAGTGAAGACAGAGACTGCGAGATACTGGTCCAGTGGAAAAGCAGCACGGAACTGAAGCTGAAAGAACTAAAAGAGTCTCTTCTTCTTGAAACTAGAAAGAAGTGTGAGAATCTTATTGAACTAAAGAAGAACCAGTGTAAACTGGATGAAAGGAAGTCAGAATATGAAAACAAGCTCCTGAAAAGTAGTAGACAGTTGGCTCTGTCTCTGAAAGGCCAAAGCCTAAGTGAAAGAGAACTGAGAGACAACTTTATTTCTCTCTGGGCAATCTGGATTGCTGAAGTCTCCTCTACTGCTCCCCCTCTGGAACAGGTTGATATCGATGTGGAAATAGAAGATGTCCTTCTAGATCACTTTAAGGAGCCTAACTTACATGAACGCATCAGGGCATTTCCCAAACAGAGAGTATTTTCTGCTGACTTGGAGAAACACGTTGCTAGGAAAAAACGTTGGGGCATCCTGCCTGTGAATTTTGATGATGCTGATGTGAGCAAAATACACCGCCTTACAGATAACATCATAGCGTGTGTGATGGCAAACATTgataagaaggaaaaggagaaaagggattACAGTCGAAGTTTTATTCATGAAATACTAAATGAAGTACAGGAAGGTATAAACTCTGTCTCTAGCAatcaaaaatacagttttaataaaGATTACAGAATAGATTTATCGCTGTATCTGTGCAGAATGGCAGCAGAAAGGTTTAAAGACATGCATATAGCATTCAGAAAAGCAAACGATCCAGCCATCTACCTGGAGAGCAAGAGAGAAGATTTCTTTAAATGCTTCCAGATTTCCTGCCAAGGAGCCACTTCTATCACGACATTTGCTGTTTTCCTGTGTGACAAGATTGCCCCAGCTCTTCGCCAGGCCGTCTATAAGAGGACAGCTCTTGCCATAGCTCAAGACATTAAGGGTAAAATCCCAGATTTCAATGGCAATAGATCCTCTCTGGAAGTCTGCATGCTGAGATACCTGgcacaggaagaaaattttgagaATTTCAAGGAGTACCTTAATCGCCCAGGAGACTTTTTACGGAGTTACATTGAGACACGTGTTGAGACGTACTGTTTAGGTAAGAACAGGAGGCTGGAGAAGTTTTTAGGTGACTCCCTTACTCACTGCTATGAAAGCATCCAGTCAGCCGTTTTTGAATCAACCAACGTtgtcaaagacagaaaagacagaaatgacAAAATCTCTCTTTGGCTGGATGAATTTTGCAGCGCACTTGGAGAGGTGCTAAGCTTGCCCAGAACGGAACTGAAGGGCATTGAGCATCAGGAGATAACAGACATAGAGTTCCTGAATAATGCCATGACAGAAGCACTGACTCCCCTGAAAGATCATCTCAAGGAAGAGTTTGCTAGTGCTGATATGAGCTTATTTGAAACACAGCCTCATACAATCCTGGCTGAACAGTTTGCAGGGTGCTGGAAGCAGTGTCCCTTTTGTGGGGCTGTTTGCACAAACATCATGCAGGATCACGATGGAGACCATCAGCTTCTCTTCCATCGTCCACAAGTTTTGACGGGATACAAGTGGCATAAAACAGACAATCTGGTCATTGATATTTGTTCTAGTAGCGTTGCAAGTGACTGTTTATTCTGGATTGGTGAAGACACGTGGATCCCCTACAAGAGATACCGGGATGCAGGACCTCCTTATTCCACTTGGAACATTCCTCCTGATCCATCCATGCAAGCGTACTGGAAATGGTTTGTGTCTCATTTCAGGACAGAGCTAGAAAAA
- the LOC143158909 gene encoding uncharacterized protein LOC143158909 has translation MDTRLQDGAEALLEGCPTAEVSEGARWEQRPVGQWTVAESEDDVPADVPGDVPEPADGELTPREDKAAAGIEHPRQEWCRSEPRVHRVLPKEAQTRLVLAGEAGRSAHRVPGSTS, from the exons ATGGACACCCGGCTGCAGGATGGGGCCGAGGCACTGCTGGAGGGGTGCCCAACGGCCGAG GTGTCGGAGGGGGCCCGGTGGGAGCAGCGCCCAGTGGGGCAGTGGACGGTGGCGGAG AGTGAAGATGATGTCCCTGCAGATGTTCCCGGGGATGTCCCGGAGCCTGCAGACGGAGAGCTGACACCACGGGAGgacaaagcagcagctggaatTGAGCACCCGAGGCAGGAGTGGTGCCGGAGCGAGCCCCGAGTTCACCGTGTCCTCCCCAAAGAAGCCCAGACCCGGCTGGTGCTGGCAGGCGAGGCAGGGAGAAGTGCTCACCGGGTGCCCGGCAGCACAAGTTGA